The following are encoded in a window of Manihot esculenta cultivar AM560-2 chromosome 8, M.esculenta_v8, whole genome shotgun sequence genomic DNA:
- the LOC110621195 gene encoding cactin produces the protein MGSRNKKDRDTSSSSKRRHRESDYSDSDSYSDDYESRGSSPRRSSGKHRERSSRSRSRSRSRHTRIISRRSRSYNESDDSDRSDSDRGRKKKSSSRKVTEEEIADYLAKKAQRKAMKVAKKLKAHSVSGYSNDSNPFGDSNLNEKFVWRKKIERDVSQGVPLDMFSVKAEKQRQRERMAEIEKVKKRREERAVEKAQHEEEMAMLARERARAEFQDWEKKEEEFHFDQSKIRSHIRLQEGRMKPIDVLSKHLNVSDDLDIEINEPYMVFKGLTVKEMEELRDDIKMHLDMDRKTQTHIDYWEALMVVCNWELSEARKKDALDRARVRGEEPPAELLAEERGLHSSIETDVRNLLEGKTSSELDALRSQIESQMSSGTAKVVEYWEAVLKRLQIYKAKACLKEIHAKMLRKHLQRLEPPLEDHDKLENDHSLRASEEENEHDIKDAETFSPEPMMEEEIHEAEEAGSFSPELLHGDENEEAIDPEEDRAILETKRMAVLEEQQRRIQEAMASKPPPSEDNFEMKAIKAMGTMEEGDAVFGSGAEVNLDSQVYWWHDKYRPRKPKYFNRVHTGYEWNKYNQTHYDHDNPPPKIVQGYKFNIFYPDLVDKTKAPTYTIEKDGNSDETCIIRFHAGPPYEDIAFRIVNKEWEYSHKKGFKCTFERGILHVYFNFKRYRYRR, from the exons ATGGGCAGCAGGAACAAGAAGGATAGAGATACCTCATCGTCTTCCAAGCGAAGGCATAGAGAATCGGACTATTCCGACTCTGATTCCTACTCGGACGATTATGAGAGCCGCGGCTCATCCCCTAGGAGGAGCTCTGGCAAGCATAGAGAAAGGAGTAGCCGTAGCCGAAGCCGAAGCCGAAGCAGACACACTCGCATCATTAGTCGCCGGAGCAGGAGTTATAACGAGTCTGATGATAGCGATAGGAGCGATAGCGATCGCGGGCGGAAGAAGAAGAGCTCTTCGAGGAAGGTCACTGAAGAAGAAATTGCTGACTATTTGGCGAAGAAAGCTCAGAGGAAG GCTATGAAAGTCGCAAAAAAATTGAAGGCACATTCTGTGTCTGGCTATTCCAATGATTCGAATCCATTTGGTGATTCCAACCTCAATGAGAA ATTTGTTTGGCGAAAGAAAATTGAACGTGATGTTTCCCAAGGTGTGCCATTGGACATGTTCTCTGTTAAAGCTGAGAAGCAGAGGCAGAGAGAAAGAATG GCGGAGATTGAAAAGgtgaaaaagagaagagaggaAAGGGCAGTTGAAAAGGCACAACATGAGGAAGAAATG GCAATGTTGGCTAGAGAACGAGCTAGGGCTGAGTTCCAAGACTGGGAGAAGAAAGAAGAGGAG TTTCATTTTGATCAAAGCAAAATCAGGTCTCATATCAGATTGCAAGAAGGACGAATGAAACCTATAGATGTCCTGTCAAAGCACCTCAATGTCTCAGATGATTTGGATATAGAAATAAATGAGCCATACATGGTTTTCAAG GGTCTGACAGTAAAGGAGATGGAAGAGCTTCGTGATGACATCAAAATGCATCTGGACATGGATAGGAAAACTCAGACGCATATTGACTATTGGGAG GCACTCATGGTGGTTTGCAACTGGGAGCTGTCTGAAGCTCGGAAAAAGGATGCACTGGATCGGGCTAGGGTGCGTGGGGAGGAACCTCCGGCTGAGTTGCTTGCAGAAGAAAGGGGTCTGCACTCTAGCATTGAAACAGATGTGAGGAATCTCTTAGAAGGGAAGACTTCCAGTGAGCTTGATGCATTACGGTCCCAAATTGAGTCACAAATGAGTTCTGGCACAGCAAAGGTAGTGGAGTACTGGGAAGCTGTTCTCAAACGGCTACAGATCTACAAGGCAAAG GCTTGTTTGAAGGAAATTCATGCTAAGATGTTGCGCAAGCATTTACAACGCCTTGAGCCCCCTCTGGAGGATCATGATAAGCTGGAAAATGATCATAGTTTAAGGGCTAGTGAGGAGGAGAATGAGCATGATATAAAAG ATGCTGAAACATTCTCTCCAGAACCTATGATGGAGGAGGAGATTCATGAGGCAGAAGAAGCTGGATCATTTTCTCCTGAGCTGCTACATGGTGATGAAAATGAAGAAGCAATTGATCCTGAAGAAGATAGAGCCATACTG GAAACAAAACGTATGGCAGTGTTAGAGGAGCAACAAAGACGAATTCAAGAAGCCATGGCATCAAAGCCGCCTCCATCAGAAGATAACTTTGAGATGAAAGCCATAAAAGCTATGGGGACCATGGAGGAAGGTGATGCGGTATTTGGCTCTGGGGCTGAAGTGAATCTGGACTCACAG GTATACTGGTGGCACGACAAGTACAGACCGCGAAAGCCCAAGTATTTCAACCGTGTTCACACTGGATACGAATGGAACAAATACAATCAGACTCATTATGATCATGACAATCCACCTCCAAAAATTGTGCAAGGATATAAATTCAATATATTCTACCCAGACCTTGTTGACAAGACAAAGGCTCCAACTTATACCATTGAGAAGGATGGGAACAGTGACGAGACCTGCATTATAAGGTTCCATGCCGGGCCACCTTATGAAGATATA GCATTCCGGATTGTAAACAAAGAATGGGAATACTCTCATAAGAAGGGATTCAAGTGCACATTTGAACGTGGAATTTTGCACGTCTACTTCAACTTCAAACGTTACCGTTACCGGAGATAA